Proteins from a genomic interval of Treponema succinifaciens DSM 2489:
- a CDS encoding SIMPL domain-containing protein produces the protein MKELKALILAVSVSLVVSAAIVSVGLSKIARPDRTVTVRGLAEKEVDADLALWPLTFTLGANSLTQLQKDILAKTQTVKEYLADHGLSEEDYTVQSPSITDNTINPYMDRDKILYTYLAQTVILVRSSKVAEVKKAQDDSLDLMSSGIAVSKDYNSKISFEFTKLNDIKPQMIAEATKNARTAAEQFAHDSGSKVGKIKTATQGFFSIENAAEDLQEKKTIRVVTTVEYLLK, from the coding sequence ATGAAAGAACTAAAGGCATTAATTCTGGCGGTATCGGTTTCGCTTGTCGTGTCGGCGGCGATTGTTTCCGTGGGGCTTTCAAAAATAGCAAGGCCTGACAGGACAGTTACGGTGCGCGGACTTGCGGAAAAAGAAGTTGATGCCGACCTTGCGCTCTGGCCGCTCACATTCACGCTTGGAGCAAACAGCCTTACGCAGCTCCAGAAAGACATTCTTGCAAAAACTCAGACCGTAAAGGAATATCTTGCGGACCACGGACTTTCAGAAGAAGACTACACGGTTCAGTCGCCAAGCATAACGGACAACACAATCAATCCGTATATGGACCGGGACAAAATTCTCTACACTTACCTTGCGCAGACGGTGATCCTCGTGCGCTCGTCAAAAGTCGCTGAAGTGAAAAAAGCGCAGGACGATTCCCTTGACCTGATGAGCAGCGGAATCGCAGTCTCAAAGGACTACAACAGCAAGATTTCATTTGAATTCACAAAGCTGAATGACATAAAACCGCAGATGATTGCGGAGGCGACAAAAAACGCACGCACAGCAGCAGAGCAGTTTGCACATGACTCCGGAAGCAAAGTCGGAAAAATCAAAACCGCAACTCAGGGATTTTTCAGCATAGAAAATGCCGCCGAAGACCTTCAGGAAAAGAAGACAATCCGCGTGGTAACCACAGTCGAATATCTTTTAAAATAG
- a CDS encoding (deoxy)nucleoside triphosphate pyrophosphohydrolase, translating into MNNANITKNDCKTQTTPLKQIHVSAAVIFRTVAGGEKLVFATQRGYGEWKDWWEFPGGKIEDGESAEQAVVREIREELATEIRAERKLCTVEYDYPAFHLTMECFLCSIVSGKLTLLEHENAAWLSEEKLKSVKWLPADVEVLENLKELF; encoded by the coding sequence ATGAACAACGCAAATATAACAAAAAACGATTGTAAAACCCAAACTACACCGCTCAAGCAAATCCACGTTTCTGCGGCGGTAATTTTCCGTACTGTGGCTGGCGGCGAAAAGCTGGTTTTTGCGACGCAGCGTGGCTACGGAGAATGGAAGGACTGGTGGGAGTTTCCGGGCGGAAAGATTGAAGATGGAGAAAGCGCGGAACAGGCGGTTGTGCGGGAAATACGCGAGGAGCTTGCGACGGAAATCCGGGCAGAACGAAAACTCTGCACGGTTGAATACGACTACCCCGCTTTTCATCTGACAATGGAATGTTTTTTGTGCTCAATTGTTTCCGGGAAGCTTACTCTGCTTGAGCACGAGAACGCGGCATGGCTTTCCGAAGAAAAGCTTAAAAGCGTAAAATGGCTTCCTGCGGATGTGGAAGTTCTAGAAAATCTAAAGGAACTTTTTTAG
- a CDS encoding arsenate reductase family protein, translating into MIQIFGTTKNFDTKKAQMWFKERRIPFQFVDLKEKEMSRGEFESVVESVSRAAGSRAEAIELLADKNSKDYASFAYLDDSDKEEKLFENQLLLKLPVCRNGKNAATCGLEVKIWEGWK; encoded by the coding sequence ATGATTCAAATTTTTGGAACAACAAAAAATTTTGACACAAAAAAAGCGCAGATGTGGTTCAAGGAGCGGAGGATTCCTTTTCAGTTTGTGGATTTAAAGGAAAAAGAGATGAGCCGCGGCGAATTTGAAAGCGTAGTGGAATCGGTTTCGCGTGCGGCCGGCTCCAGGGCAGAGGCGATTGAGCTTTTGGCGGATAAAAACTCAAAGGATTACGCATCGTTCGCGTATCTTGATGACTCTGACAAGGAAGAAAAACTTTTTGAAAACCAGCTTCTTCTGAAACTTCCTGTTTGCCGCAACGGAAAAAACGCCGCCACCTGCGGTCTTGAAGTGAAAATCTGGGAAGGGTGGAAGTAG
- a CDS encoding DUF3427 domain-containing protein produces the protein MRKESTIQKLRPSQEQANIIEEIANMLMVNRRVDYIIERMNFYGHDGEKTKALGFCATVKHAKYMAEEFNKRLSKNNGQVAVALSGDDSVEVREKYARLLEDDNSPLQYIFSVDIFNEGIDIPSVNTVLLLRPTDSSIIFIQQLGRGLRKLGGKEFVTVLDFIRNYKKSFLMAIALNGKQDYDRDSLKLEVANDFADLPNGTYIHMDKITKEQILRQLENEKFMSLKYMKESYFSFKHVCGGKVPFLVDYLKHDGSTDPVRFTVFSPNYKTYFDFAAYIEKESHPEFSLINEDESFRQIMQLLSFYSPARRAEEWIIAETIFNSENYFASVDEIAEKARKYLSFVNKTSIVHACQTLSGTYFDTSEKTRYEKAIFNFDGTSVSFNKNTVDSLENSRFSAQKKLWVEDLIQYNLLRYQNEFGSDDYSENGTLPFLKLYQKYTMRDAALLCDYTKIHSSFRGQGLITSAKPDYFLFVNLHKDADIKDSINYADRFITPDHFQWQSPNSTTQNSEVGQNLIRNIERKIRLHLFVRKFEKVENITQPFIYLGQVSTFPGSAEGNKPITMKFALHSRVPDELFNDFITRTDKMGKNSDN, from the coding sequence TGAACCGCCGCGTTGATTACATCATTGAAAGAATGAATTTCTACGGACACGATGGCGAAAAGACAAAAGCTCTTGGATTCTGCGCGACTGTAAAGCATGCTAAATACATGGCGGAAGAATTTAACAAAAGACTTTCAAAAAATAATGGACAAGTTGCGGTTGCTCTTTCAGGAGATGACAGCGTTGAAGTCCGCGAAAAATATGCACGTCTTTTGGAAGATGACAATTCTCCGCTTCAATACATTTTTTCAGTCGATATTTTTAACGAAGGAATTGATATTCCATCAGTAAACACAGTCTTGCTGCTGCGTCCTACTGACTCTTCAATAATTTTTATTCAGCAGCTTGGACGAGGCTTGCGCAAACTGGGCGGCAAAGAATTCGTAACAGTTCTGGACTTTATCAGAAACTACAAAAAGTCTTTCTTGATGGCGATTGCCCTGAACGGAAAGCAGGATTACGACCGCGATTCATTGAAGCTTGAAGTTGCAAATGATTTTGCGGACTTGCCGAACGGAACTTACATTCACATGGACAAAATCACAAAGGAACAGATTCTGCGCCAGCTTGAAAATGAAAAATTCATGTCGCTTAAATATATGAAAGAATCATATTTTTCGTTTAAGCATGTATGCGGCGGAAAAGTCCCGTTTCTTGTTGATTACTTAAAGCATGACGGAAGCACTGATCCTGTGCGGTTTACGGTTTTCAGCCCGAACTACAAGACGTATTTCGATTTTGCCGCATACATTGAAAAAGAATCGCATCCTGAATTTTCTCTGATTAACGAAGACGAATCTTTCAGGCAGATTATGCAGCTTCTAAGTTTTTATTCGCCTGCAAGACGCGCGGAAGAATGGATTATCGCAGAAACAATTTTTAATTCAGAAAATTACTTTGCTTCTGTTGATGAAATTGCAGAAAAGGCAAGAAAATACCTTTCTTTTGTGAATAAAACTTCTATCGTTCATGCCTGCCAGACGCTTAGCGGAACATATTTTGACACAAGCGAAAAAACACGGTACGAAAAGGCGATTTTTAATTTTGACGGAACTTCAGTTTCATTCAATAAAAACACGGTCGATTCCCTTGAAAATTCAAGATTTTCCGCACAAAAGAAGCTTTGGGTAGAAGACTTGATTCAATACAATCTTTTGCGTTACCAAAACGAATTCGGCTCAGATGATTATTCTGAAAACGGAACTTTGCCGTTTTTAAAGCTTTACCAAAAATACACGATGCGCGACGCGGCTCTTTTATGCGACTATACAAAAATCCATTCTTCGTTCCGCGGACAAGGACTTATAACTTCCGCAAAGCCAGATTATTTTCTATTTGTGAACCTGCACAAGGATGCGGACATAAAAGATTCAATAAATTATGCTGACAGATTCATAACGCCGGACCATTTTCAGTGGCAGTCGCCAAACAGCACAACGCAAAATTCTGAAGTCGGACAGAACTTAATCCGCAACATCGAAAGAAAAATCCGACTTCATCTTTTTGTACGCAAATTTGAAAAAGTAGAAAACATAACCCAGCCGTTCATTTATCTTGGTCAGGTTTCAACTTTTCCGGGCAGCGCGGAAGGCAACAAGCCAATCACAATGAAATTCGCGCTTCATAGCCGTGTTCCTGACGAGCTTTTCAACGACTTTATAACACGCACCGACAAAATGGGAAAAAACAGCGATAATTGA